In Crassostrea angulata isolate pt1a10 chromosome 4, ASM2561291v2, whole genome shotgun sequence, one genomic interval encodes:
- the LOC128179833 gene encoding uncharacterized protein LOC128179833 — protein sequence MRYAKAFQPKELDVFLSNLPAYSADEIAEIAKQTRGQAGNSIWHNAKNGRITASRFYSVYTKVNTIKRKPDEHVSVSSLLKQIIGGANCSDDTKPCPKAIKHGQAMEPAESSIT from the exons ATGCGGTATGCCAAGGCTTTCCAGCCAAAAGAACTTGATGTGTTTCTCTCAAATTTGCCAGCATATTCAGCAGATGAAATAGCAGAAATAGCAAAGCAAACAAGAGGACAGGCTGGAAATTCTATATGGCACAATGCTAAGAATGGACGCATTACCGCCTCcag GTTTTACTCAGTATATACCAAGGTGAACACTATAAAGAGAAAACCCGATGAACATGTTTCAGTTTCATCACTGTTGAAACAAATAATTGGAGGAGCAAATTGTTCAG ATGACACCAAGCCTTGCCCCAAAGCCATAAAACATGGACAAGCCATGGAACCCGCTGAAAGCAGCATTACATAA
- the LOC128179832 gene encoding uncharacterized protein LOC128179832, whose translation MEILILLVFVAALQAETNTGSCKDMLHGYLTGQLSSALGVYQVEALRREFKSFTDVIEKSLKEFKENMKSEVKTHTGNNSVVYTRWGKKTCPSNAELVHSGFTGGSYYTHRGAAVEPLCLPRNPEWEKYTEGHDGSKNYVFGAEYETNTFTGYIQTLQHHDVPCAVCLARQRSIVQMFPARKTCYKGWTLEYHGYRMAGYHDHAAGTTYTCIDSHPDTLHRGSTVKYGRLFYPVEAYCGSLKCPPYVAGRELVCAVCSKE comes from the exons ATGGAAATTCTAATACTGTTAGTGTTCGTTGCTGCTTTACAAGCTGAGACGAACACCGGAAGTTGTAAGGACATGTTACATGGCTATCTGACAGGACAATTGTCGTCTGCTTTAGGGGTGTACCAAGTAGAGGCTTTAAGGCGGGAATTCAAAAGTTTTACAGACGTAATCGAGAAATCCTTGAAAGAgtttaaagaaaacatgaagTCTGAAGTAAAGACAC ACACTGGTAACAATAGTGTAGTTTACACCAGATGGGGAAAGAAAACCTGTCCTTCCAATGCCGAATTAGTCCATTCAG GGTTTACCGGAGGGTCTTATTATACTCACAGAGGAGCAGCTGTAGAGCCTCTTTGTTTACCGAGGAATCCAGAATGGGAGAAATACACTGAAGGGCATGATGGAtctaaaaattatgtttttggtGCAGAATATGAAACTAATACATTTACAGGCTACATTCAAACACTTCAACATCACGATGTTCCATGTGCCGTTTGTCTGGCTCGCCAAAGATCCATTGTTCAGATGTTTCCAG CAAGAAAAACGTGTTACAAAGGATGGACATTGGAATATCATGGGTACCGAATGGCGGGTTATCATGACCACGCAGCTGGAACAACCTACACCTGTATTGACAGTCATCCCGACACACTACACCGTGGCTCTACTGTTAAATATGGTAGACTGTTTTATCCTGTTGAAGCTTATTGTGGTTCTTTGAAGTGTCCTCCTTATGTTGCAGGGCGAGAACTAGTGTGTGCTGTTTGTTCTAAAGAATAA
- the LOC128182133 gene encoding GLIPR1-like protein 1: MRLKQSHRFRAYSRKMSLLILTLFVASVVADFDFLDEHNARRRDVSPSASNMRKLKWSNELADLAWSHAVTCSFGHNNPQSSIFNYVGQNIASSDPRISAKEIVKMWDNEKSKYNYYSNTCSGICGHYTQVNWANTEYVGCAVVDCSFGSFYVCNYGEGGNFNNARPYNQGTPCSGCPTGYSCENKLCV; this comes from the exons ATGAGATTGAAACAGTCACACAGGTTCCGGGCCTATTCCAGAAAAATGTCTCTTCTCATCCTCACGTTATTTGTGGCTAGTGTTGTTGCTGATTTTGATTTCCTTGAT GAACATAATGCTCGTAGACGAGATGTCAGCCCATCTGCCTCTAACATGCGAAAACTG aagtgGAGTAACGAACTAGCTGATTTGGCCTGGAGTCATGCAGTAACATGTTCCTTCGGACATAATAATCCTCAATCTTCAATCTTTAACTACGTTGGACAAAATATTGCTTCTTCTGATC CTCGTATTTCTGCTAAAGAAATCGTTAAAATGTGGGACAACGAGAAAAGTAAGTACAACTACTACTCCAACACGTGCAGTGGAATATGCGGTCATTATACACAG GTTAATTGGGCAAACACGGAGTATGTCGGATGTGCAGTGGTCGACTGTTCTTTTGGTTCTTTCTACGTCTGTAATTACGGAGAAGG TGGCAATTTTAATAACGCTCGACCCTACAACCAAGGAACTCCCTGTTCTGGATGTCCAACCGGGTACTCATGCGAAAATAAACTCTGTGTCTAA
- the LOC128179830 gene encoding uncharacterized protein LOC128179830, whose translation MKNLFFLYLTVYFYLAFLRSATGHGRLWEPPARSTLFRRGYSTTPNYNDNQLFCGGYAVQWMLSGGKCGICGDPYNQKQPRDHEAGGKYASGIITRHYTEGQLIDVDVEITANHKGWFEFRICPNNDVKKAATQTCFDNYLLKFANNATRYHISSAVGLHHVKLYLPPGLTCTQCILQWRYHTGNSWGVDPSGRGCLGCGPQEEFYGCSDIAVEGKSKINLSTTKATTKPTTTTKATAKTSTTTTTTPSTTSSTTTTTASTSTTVETTTNPTTATITKPSTTTTQTTTPTTTIPTTTQKPKQTTKSTPRFSSTTGSSNGSGNRLVSNGGSAKKKCSPTDVWKKTPGMTQWCVTNCRMGYCPASHCVCV comes from the exons ATGAAGAACCTGTTCTTTTTATATCTGACGGTGTATTTCTACCTAGCGTTCCTGAGGAGCGCAACAGGGCACGGTCGACTATGGGAGCCACCGGCAAGAAGCACGCTGTTCAGGAGAGGGTACAGCACCACACCCAACTACAATGATAATCAGCTGTTCTGTGGGGGATATGCG GTTCAATGGATGCTGAGTGGAGGTAAATGTGGAATATGTGGTGATCCTTACAACCAAAAACAACCTAGAGATCATGAAGCTGGTGGGAAGTACGCTTCCGGTATTATAACGAGGCACTATACAGAGGGTCAACTGATTGACGTAGATGTGGAGATCACAGCCAATCACAAAGGCTGGTTTGAATTCCGAATTTGCCCAAATAACGACGTTAAGAAAGCAGCAACGCAGACCTGTTTCGataattatttgttaaaattcgCGAACAATGCAACAag ATACCACATTTCCTCGGCAGTAGGTTTGCACCATGTCAAGCTCTACCTCCCACCGGGGCTAACATGTACGCAGTGTATTTTACAGTGGAGGTACCACACAG GAAACAGTTGGGGTGTTGATCCTTCTGGAAGAGGCTGTTTAGGATGTGGTCCTCAAGAGGAGTTTTACGGCTGCTCAGATATTGCAGTTGAAGGCAAGAGTAAAATTAACCTGAGCACAACAAAAGCAACTACAAAGCCAACCACGACCACAAAAGCTACCGCAAAAACATCGACAACCACCACAACAACACCGTCAACAACTTCATCTACAACCACCACTACAGCATCGACTTCTACAACAGTAGAGACAACAACGAATCCAACCACCGCTACAATTACAAAACCAAGCACAACAACAACACAGACAACAACACCGACAACAACAATACCGACAACAACACAGAAACCAAAACAAACTACAAAATCAACACCACGTTTCTCATCTACCACTGGGTCATCAAATGGAAGCGGAAACCGCCTCGTATCTAATGGTGGGAGCGCCAAAAAGAAGTGTAGCCCAACAGACGTCTGGAAAAAGACACCTGGAATGACGCAGTGGTGCGTTACAAACTGTCGCATGGGATACTGTCCCGCATCACACTGTGTTTGTGTATAG